From the genome of Rhizobium oryzihabitans:
TCGATGTTCTTGGCGCAGAACAGAAGATGCGTGCAGGTGGTGATGTTGCGCGGATCTTCCATCATGTAGGTCAGAAGCTCCCGGAAGAGCGACGTGTACATGGCGTCGATTTCCTCGTCGCGCTCGCGAATGGCATTGGCCTTCTCGGCGGAACGGGTGGAATAGACGTCGAGGACTTCCTTGAGCTGCACCAGCGCCAGCTCCGACAGATGTTCGATGCCGCGCGCGAGCTTGCGCGGCACGCCGGTTCCGGCAACCGCAATGACGCGCTTTGCGGTGTTCTTGCCCAGATCGCCGACGCGCTCGAGATCGGCGGCGATGCGCAGGGTGCCGATGATCTCGCGAAGGTCGGCCGCCACAGGCTGGCGTCTGGCGATGGTGACGATGGCCTTGTCGCCGATTTCGCGTTCGGCATGGTCGAGAATTGTATCGTCGGAAATGACCTTCTGCGCGAGTGCGGCATCGGAATTGACGAGCGCACGCACGGCGTCGCCGCACATCTGCTCGGCAAGACCGCCCATTTCGGCGATGCGGCGCGTCAGAAACTTCAATTCGTCGTCATAGGCGGACAGGATATGCGAATGGGTCGTTGTCTGTGTCACGGTCTAGTCCTCCGGCTTGGCCTGCATGCGCGTACCCGGAAGCGGGCACGGCAGAGGCACCAGTCTTGTTCGGTTTCGAGAAAGCGCCGGCCGGGGATCAGCCGAAGCGGCCCATGATGTAATCCTGCGTGCGCTGGTCATCCGGATTGGTGAACATCTTGTCCGTTTCATTTTCTTCGACAAGATGACCAAGATGGAACATGGCCGTACGCTGCGAAACACGCGCCGCCTGCTGCATGGAGTGCGTGACGATGACGATCGTGTAGTTGGTGCGCAGTTCGTGGATCAGTTCCTCGACCTTTGCGGTCGCGATCGGATCGAGCGCCGAGCAGGGTTCGTCCATCAGGATGACTTCCGGGCTGACGGCAACCGCGCGCGCGATGCACAGACGCTGCTGCTGGCCACCGGAGAGACCCGTGCCGGACTCCAGCAGGCGATCCTTCACCTCGTTCCAGAGACCCGCCTTCTGCAGGCTCTGCTCGACGATCTGGTCCATATCCGCCTTGTTGCGGGCGAGACCATGGATGCGCGGGCCGTAGGCGATGTTTTCATAGATGGTCTTGGGAAACGGGTTAGGCTTCTGGAACACCATGCCGACGCGGGCGCGCAATTCGACGACGTCGATCGCCTGATCGTAGATATCGTCCGTGTCGAGCGTGATCTTGCCGGTGACCCGGCAACCGTCGATCGTGTCGTTCATGCGGTTCAAGGTGCGCAGGAAAGTGGATTTACCGCAACCGGACGGGCCGATAAGCGCAGTCACCGTGTTTTCACGGACGTTGAGGTTCACGTCGTAAAGCGCGCGCTTTTCGCCGTAATAAACCGAAACGTCCTTGCCGATCATCTTGTATGAGACTTCATTCATTTTCTTGTCCAGCGCCTTTTCAACTGCTGCTTCCGACAACATGTTCATTGCTCTAGCTCCCTCTACCAGCGCCGCTCAAAGCGGCGACGCAACAGGATTGCGCCAACATTCATGACGATGAGGAACAGAAGCAGGATGATGATAGCGCCAGATGTCCTCTCGACAAAGGCGCGTTCGGCTTCGTTCGCCCACATGTAAATTTGCACCGGCAGAGCCGTGGACGGATCCATCGGCGTTGTCGGATAATTCGCAACGAATGCCACCATGCCGATCAGAAGCAGCGGCGCCGTTTCGCCCAGTGCGTGGGCGAGGCCGATGATGGTGCCGGTCAGAATGCCAGGCATGGCGAGCGGCAGGACGTGGTGGAAGATCGTCTGCATCTTGGATGCGCCCAGACCGAGTGCGGCAGCGCGGATCGACGGCGGCACGGCCTTCAATGCGGCACGGGTCGCGATGATGATCGTCGGCAGCGTCATCAGCGTCAGGACAAGGCCACCGACCAGAGAGGCGGAGCGCGGAAAGCCCATGAAGTTGATGAAAACGGAAAGGCCGAGCAGACCGTAAACGATCGAAGGAACAGCCGCCAGATTGTTGATGTTCACCTCGATGAGATCCGTCAGGCGGTTCTTCGGGGCAAATTCCTCAAGATAGATGGAGGCTGCAACGCCGATCGGCAGCGACAGCACAAGCACGATCAGCATCATGTAAAAGGAGCCGATCAGCGCCACGCCGACACCCGCCGCTTCCGGACGGCTCGAATTGCCGTTGACGAAGATGCCAGTATTGAAATGCTTGCCGAGCTGCCCGCTTTCGGCGAGCTGGTTCATCCAGCCGAGCTGCTGGTTCGAGATACGGCGGTTGGCTTCATCCACCGTCATGTCCACCTGGCCCTTGAAGGCACTGTCGACATCACCAGACGCCAGAAGCGTGACGGTGCGCGTGGTGCCGATAATGGCCGGATCGGCAACGACGATATCGCGTAGCTGTGTCCGAACGCTGTCCGAGATCATGGTGTTGACGGCGCGAAGACCGGCACGGTCCGTCGGCGCAACGCCAAGAACCTTGGCGACCGCATCGCGAGCGAGGACGGGATAATTGGCCGTCATCAGCTTGGCAGGATTTGCGGCCCGCTCATTCTTCGGATCGATGATCAGTTCGGAAAACTCGACCGGAACGGTGATCATCGTCTGCTGGAAGGCGGTGTAGCCCTTGGAGACGACCGACCAGAGCAGCAGGAAGAGGAACAGGAGGCCGAAGGAAATCGCTGCCATGCCATAGGCACGGAAACGGCGTTCGGCGGCGTAGCGGCGCTTGATGCCGATATCACGACGTGCGGCCTTGTTGGTGCCGGCAGCGCCGGCTGCGGGAGAAACGATGTCGGTCATTCATATTGCTCCCGGTATTTGCGCACGATGTAAAGCGCGTAGATATTCAGGCAAAGCGTGATGGCAAAAAGTGTGATGCCCAGCGCGAAGGCAACCAGCGTTTGCGGCGAGGTGAATTCAAGGTCGCCGGTCAGCTGACTGACGATCTTGACCGTTACGGTGGTCATCGGTTCGAAGGGGTTGAGCTGCAGGCGGGCGGCAACGCCGGCCGCGAGAACCACGATCATGGTTTCGCCAATCGCACGCGATGCCGTCATCAGCACGGCGCCGACGATGCCGGGAAGAGCGGCGGGAACGATGACCTTCTTGATGGTTTCAGACCGCGTGGCGCCGAGACCGAGCGAACCGTCACGCAGCGAACGCGGCACGGCGGTGATGATGTCATCCGACAGCGACGAGACATAGGGGATCAGCATGATGCCCATGACGAAGCCGGCGGTAATGACGCTCTGCGCCTGGATGAAGTTGGCGTAGTTACCCGTCGCCAGGCCGTTGATCTGCGTGGAAATGTCTCTGAGGAACGGACCAACCGTCGTCAGCGCGAAGAAGCCGTAGACGATGGTGGGAATGCCGGCGAGCACCTCGAGCAGCGGCTTTGCCACGGAGCGAAGGCGTGGCGAGGCGTATTCCGACATGTAGATCGCCGAAAACAGGCCGACCGGGACCGCCACCAGCATGGCGACGAAACCGATGTAAAGCGTGCCGGCGAGCAGCGGGATCAGGCCGAACTGGCCGGACGAGTCCGTTGCACCCGCCGCCGCGAAACGCGGATCCCATACCGTTCCGAAGAAGAACTGGTGTGCCGGAACCATGGTGAAGAACTGGATGGCTTCCGTCAGCATCGACAGGACGATGCCGACGGTCGTCAGAATGGCAATGGAGGAGGCAACGAGCAGGGCCGCGAGAATGACCTTCTCGACCCTGTTGCGCGCCCGGAAGCGCGGAGCGATCGAACGCAGCGCATAAGCTGCACCGCCGAAAGCGGCCAGCAGCACGATTGCGATCATCGCAATACGGCTGGTGGACGTCATCGCGTTCAGCGTCTGGGCGGCATCGACCATGTAGCGCTCGGGATCGCCGGCTATGGCAACGCCCTTCGACGCCAGAAGCGGCCGCACCGTGGCGGCATCCGCATCAACCTGCGCCGTCTCCTCCGCCGTCAGCCGCTGCAGACCTCGGGCGATCGACGTTACCATACCATATGTCAGGCTCTGCTGCGCTTCGGATTGGGCGCGCACATCTTCAGGAAATTCAGCGCGCACGGAAGACGTAATGATCAGCGGGCTGATGACAAGCCAGGCGCAGAGAATGAGCGCCGCGGGCAGCACCGCCCAGACCACCGCGTAGGAACCGTGATAACCGGCACGGGAATGCATGGTGGCGGGGCGCCCGCCAGACAGGGCAACGGCACGGCGGCTGCCGAGCAGATAGCTGCCGATGCCGATCAGCGCCAGTATCAGCAAAAGGATCGATGTGTTCATTAGAGTTCCCTCGGCGTGCCCCAAGAGCACGATGCGATATCGGGCAAATCAAAAAGTCATCAAAACGAGACTGCTGGACCATCCAGAAATGCTTGCCGCCTGACTGTATCAAAGTCCGGCAAGCGTCAAGGTTGATACATCCTATCCATCTGTAATCGATCAACAATTATGTGGACGACGATGAATTGGAACTGTCAACCGGAGACCGTCGCCGAGGCGGAAAGGCAGCGGAGTGGAATGAGGGGCGCGGCAGGCCGCACCCCTCTTTCTTTATTACATCGAAGCGCCGGCAGCGAACTTGGCGCGGATTTCTTCGCGTTCTTTGTCCGGAGCGGCAACGAGGCCGTAGTTGGCGAGCGGGGAATCCGGGCCGATCATTTCGTCAGAAACGAAGAACTCGACATATTCCTTGAGGCCCGGGATAACGCCCAGGTGAGCCTTCTTCACGTAGAAGAACAGCGGGCGAGAAACCGGGTACTTGCCGCTGGCAACGGTTTCGGTGGACGGAACAACGCCCGAAACAGTCGCAACCTTCAGACGGTCAGCATTGTTTTCATAGAATGCGAGGCCGAAAACGCCGAGGCCGGTCTTGTTGGCATCGATACGAGCAAGCGTCTCGGTGTAGTCGCCGTCGATGTCGACTGCGGCGCCGTCCTTACGGACTGCGATGCACTTTGCAGCAGCCTGCTTGGCATCGGGGACCAGCGTCTTGATGGCGTCGGTGGCGCCTGCTTCCTTGCAGCCGTCAGCCATGATCTTCTCTTCGAAGACTTCGCGCGTGCCGTGCTTGGAACCCGGGATGTAAGCAGCGATTGCTACATCAGGCAGTTCCTTGTTGACTTCCGACCACTTCTTGTAGGGGTTGGCAACGAGCTTGCCGTCCTTGACGACTTCAGCGGCGAGAGCGAGGTAGAGATCCTTCGGCTCAAGCTTGATGTCCTTGTTGGATGCGTCCATCGCGAAGACGATACCGTCGTAACCGATCTTCACTTCCTGAACGTCGGCAACGCCAGCAGCCTTACAGGCGGCCAGTTCGTCGGTCTTGATCTTGCGCGAAGCGTTGGCGATGTCGATGGTGCCTTCACCAACGCCGGAGCAGAACGCCTTCAGACCGCCGCCCGTGCCGCCGGACTCAACAACCGGAGCCTTAAAGTTCGGGAAGGTTTCAGCAAATGTCTCGGCAACGATCTTGGCATAGGGCAGAACAGTGGAAGAACCGGCAACCTGAATCTGGTCGCGAGCAGCGGCGGCGCCAGCGAAGGCGACAGAAGCCACCAGAGCTGCTGCGGAAAATTTTACGATGTTCATTTGTCTCTCCCGTCGTGGGCTTGTTTGTGGACGCAGCCGATTGCGGCAATCGCTCTTAGCATGCGCTCGGCGACCTTTTCTTAACCACCGTAGCCACATCCTTTTATGTCACTTCAGTGAAAGATTTGTGACAATCTAAATTACTGATTTTGCTTATAGAATTTTTCGAAATTAAAGGCCTTATGCCTTTTATGTTAAAATCTGACGGTAAAGTCCGTGCCGTTGCCCAGTTCCGATTTAATGATGAGGCGGGCGCGGTGGCGGGTGAGGATGTGCTTGACGATGGCAAGCCCTAGGCCCGTTCCCTTTTTGGACCGGCTGTCGGCGACGCTGACGCGATAGAACCGCTCCGTCAGGCGCGGCACATGTTCGGCGGGAATGCCCGGGCCCTTGTCGATGACGCTCACCTCCACCGGCTTGCCGGGTTCGGCGCGCAGCCAGACATCCACGACCTTGCCTTCCTGCCCATATTTGCAAGCATTTTCAACGAGGTTCTGGAACACCTGCACCAGCTCGTCACGATCGCCCTGCACTTCCGCCGGCCGGTCGGGCAGATGCAGGATGATATCGACATCGAGCTCGTCGGCGAGCGGCAGCAGCGCATCGCGCACATGGCCGATGACGGGCACGAGATCGACCTTCTGGTCCGGAGCGATATTCGCCCGCAATTCCAGCCTTGAAAGCGACATGAGGTCGTCCACCAGCCTGCTCATGCGGGTTGCCTGATCCAGCATGATGGCGAGGAACCGTTCCTGCGCTTTCGGATCGTTGCGCGCCGGCCCCTGCATTGTCTCGATGAAACCGCGAAGGGAGGCGAGCGGCGTGCGCAATTCATGGCTGGCATTGGCGACGAAGTCGCTGCGCATACGGTCGATGCGGCGAAGCTCTGAAACGTCGCGGAACGACAGGATGTAGAATGGCGGTCCCGCAACTTCCCCCGCATCGGCACGGGCGATACGGACGATGAAGACCCGCTCGGATGGAAACCGCTCGGAATGCTCGACCTGGTTGGGCTGGCCGGTGGTGATGGTTTCGCGAATGACATCCAGCAGACCCGGCGAACGCAGCCGGGCGGAAATATGCGCGCCGGCCGGAAGCTGGCCGAAGGCGCGCTCCGCTGCGCCGTTCTGATACAGCACGCTGGCATTCTTATCGAGGATGAAGACCGGCGTATCCAGGACGGCAAGGCCCGCGCGGACGCCGGAAATGACGTTTTCACCGGGCACTTCCGGCTCATCCGTTTCTACAGCCGCGTTTTCGTCCCTCGCACCCGCCGACCTTTCCCGAACGGCCAGAATGGCGATGATGGCGCAGAGCCACAGGACAGCGGGCATATAGGGTGTGTGAAGCTCCGAGACGGCCACGACGGCAAGCATGCTGACGACCAGAACGGGCAACCAGTTTCGGCGAAGCTTTTTTGCCAAAAGCCTTAATCCGCTATCGCCTTCCATGACTGCCATTTCAGCCCACTTTCCACTTCCACCTGACAGCGCACCGAAACCTCATAGGCCAGCTTCATGACAGAGATTCATCGCCGCGCATTTTCCACAACGTATATGCGCAAAATAGGTGCCGCAATCGCTTGCGCCGTCGCACCCAGGCCAACCCACCCTCTTTCACTTGAATTCTGCCGGTGGATATGAACTCATTGGCGGCGAGTTGCCTTTACACAACAACAGCCGGAGGAAAATATGGACGCGGAAACGAAGAAGCGCTCGGTGGAGCTGACGGTTGGCGGCAAGCTGCGCAGCTTCGATATAGACGATCCGGTTCTTCCAGACTGGGTGGAGGAAAACAAGCTTTCCGCTGGTGATTTTCCTTACGACAAAAAGATGAAGCGCGAGGAATATGATGCAGTCCTCGAAGCGCTG
Proteins encoded in this window:
- the phoU gene encoding phosphate signaling complex protein PhoU — translated: MTQTTTHSHILSAYDDELKFLTRRIAEMGGLAEQMCGDAVRALVNSDAALAQKVISDDTILDHAEREIGDKAIVTIARRQPVAADLREIIGTLRIAADLERVGDLGKNTAKRVIAVAGTGVPRKLARGIEHLSELALVQLKEVLDVYSTRSAEKANAIRERDEEIDAMYTSLFRELLTYMMEDPRNITTCTHLLFCAKNIERIGDHATNIAETIYYMTTGSQPEGERPKDDSSNTLGSVTE
- the pstB gene encoding phosphate ABC transporter ATP-binding protein PstB; translated protein: MNMLSEAAVEKALDKKMNEVSYKMIGKDVSVYYGEKRALYDVNLNVRENTVTALIGPSGCGKSTFLRTLNRMNDTIDGCRVTGKITLDTDDIYDQAIDVVELRARVGMVFQKPNPFPKTIYENIAYGPRIHGLARNKADMDQIVEQSLQKAGLWNEVKDRLLESGTGLSGGQQQRLCIARAVAVSPEVILMDEPCSALDPIATAKVEELIHELRTNYTIVIVTHSMQQAARVSQRTAMFHLGHLVEENETDKMFTNPDDQRTQDYIMGRFG
- the pstA gene encoding phosphate ABC transporter permease PstA, whose amino-acid sequence is MTDIVSPAAGAAGTNKAARRDIGIKRRYAAERRFRAYGMAAISFGLLFLFLLLWSVVSKGYTAFQQTMITVPVEFSELIIDPKNERAANPAKLMTANYPVLARDAVAKVLGVAPTDRAGLRAVNTMISDSVRTQLRDIVVADPAIIGTTRTVTLLASGDVDSAFKGQVDMTVDEANRRISNQQLGWMNQLAESGQLGKHFNTGIFVNGNSSRPEAAGVGVALIGSFYMMLIVLVLSLPIGVAASIYLEEFAPKNRLTDLIEVNINNLAAVPSIVYGLLGLSVFINFMGFPRSASLVGGLVLTLMTLPTIIIATRAALKAVPPSIRAAALGLGASKMQTIFHHVLPLAMPGILTGTIIGLAHALGETAPLLLIGMVAFVANYPTTPMDPSTALPVQIYMWANEAERAFVERTSGAIIILLLFLIVMNVGAILLRRRFERRW
- the pstC gene encoding phosphate ABC transporter permease subunit PstC, whose amino-acid sequence is MNTSILLLILALIGIGSYLLGSRRAVALSGGRPATMHSRAGYHGSYAVVWAVLPAALILCAWLVISPLIITSSVRAEFPEDVRAQSEAQQSLTYGMVTSIARGLQRLTAEETAQVDADAATVRPLLASKGVAIAGDPERYMVDAAQTLNAMTSTSRIAMIAIVLLAAFGGAAYALRSIAPRFRARNRVEKVILAALLVASSIAILTTVGIVLSMLTEAIQFFTMVPAHQFFFGTVWDPRFAAAGATDSSGQFGLIPLLAGTLYIGFVAMLVAVPVGLFSAIYMSEYASPRLRSVAKPLLEVLAGIPTIVYGFFALTTVGPFLRDISTQINGLATGNYANFIQAQSVITAGFVMGIMLIPYVSSLSDDIITAVPRSLRDGSLGLGATRSETIKKVIVPAALPGIVGAVLMTASRAIGETMIVVLAAGVAARLQLNPFEPMTTVTVKIVSQLTGDLEFTSPQTLVAFALGITLFAITLCLNIYALYIVRKYREQYE
- a CDS encoding substrate-binding domain-containing protein is translated as MNIVKFSAAALVASVAFAGAAAARDQIQVAGSSTVLPYAKIVAETFAETFPNFKAPVVESGGTGGGLKAFCSGVGEGTIDIANASRKIKTDELAACKAAGVADVQEVKIGYDGIVFAMDASNKDIKLEPKDLYLALAAEVVKDGKLVANPYKKWSEVNKELPDVAIAAYIPGSKHGTREVFEEKIMADGCKEAGATDAIKTLVPDAKQAAAKCIAVRKDGAAVDIDGDYTETLARIDANKTGLGVFGLAFYENNADRLKVATVSGVVPSTETVASGKYPVSRPLFFYVKKAHLGVIPGLKEYVEFFVSDEMIGPDSPLANYGLVAAPDKEREEIRAKFAAGASM
- the phoR gene encoding phosphate regulon sensor histidine kinase PhoR, which translates into the protein MEGDSGLRLLAKKLRRNWLPVLVVSMLAVVAVSELHTPYMPAVLWLCAIIAILAVRERSAGARDENAAVETDEPEVPGENVISGVRAGLAVLDTPVFILDKNASVLYQNGAAERAFGQLPAGAHISARLRSPGLLDVIRETITTGQPNQVEHSERFPSERVFIVRIARADAGEVAGPPFYILSFRDVSELRRIDRMRSDFVANASHELRTPLASLRGFIETMQGPARNDPKAQERFLAIMLDQATRMSRLVDDLMSLSRLELRANIAPDQKVDLVPVIGHVRDALLPLADELDVDIILHLPDRPAEVQGDRDELVQVFQNLVENACKYGQEGKVVDVWLRAEPGKPVEVSVIDKGPGIPAEHVPRLTERFYRVSVADSRSKKGTGLGLAIVKHILTRHRARLIIKSELGNGTDFTVRF